A window of Strix aluco isolate bStrAlu1 chromosome 2, bStrAlu1.hap1, whole genome shotgun sequence contains these coding sequences:
- the FZD4 gene encoding frizzled-4: protein MCQNLGYNVTKMPNLVGHELQADAELQLTTFTPLIQYGCSSQLQFFLCSVYVPMCTEKINIPIGPCGGMCLSVKRRCEPVLKEFGFAWPDSLNCSKFPPQNDHNHMCMEGPGDEEVPLHSKTSLQPGEECHSMGSNSDQYIWVKRSLNCVLKCGYDAGLYSRSAKEFTDIWMAVWASLCFISTAFTVLTFLIDSSRFSYPERPIIFLSMCYNIYSIAYIVRLTVGRERISCDFEEAAEPVLIQEGLKNTGCAIIFLLMYFFGMASSIWWVILTLTWFLAAGLKWGHEAIEMHSSYFHIAAWAIPAVKTIVILIMRLVDADELTGLCYVGNQNLDALTGFVVAPLFTYLVIGTLFIAAGLVALFKIRSNLQKDGTKTDKLERLMVKIGVFSVLYTVPATCVIACYFYEISNWAVFRYSADDSNMAVEMLKIFMSLLVGITSGMWIWSAKTLHTWQKCSNRLVNSGKVKREKRADGWVKPGKGNETVV from the exons ATGTGCCAGAACCTGGGCTACAATGTCACCAAGATGCCCAACCTGGTGGGACACGAGCTGCAGGCGGACGCGGAGCTGCAGCTCACCACCTTCACCCCCCTCATCCAGTACGGCTGCTCCAGTCAGCTCCAG TTCTTCCTTTGTTCGGTCTATGTCCCGATGTGCACAGAGAAGATTAACATCCCTATAGGTCCCTGCGGTGGCATGTGCCTCTCTGTCAAAAGAAGATGCGAACCCGTTTTAAAAGAATTTGGATTTGCCTGGCCAGACAGCCTAAACTGCAGCAAATTCCCACCCCAGAATGATCACAACCACATGTGCATGGAGGGCCCAGGAGACGAAGAGGTGCCCCTTCATAGCAAGACCTCCTTGCAGCCTGGAGAGGAGTGCCACAGCATGGGATCTAACTCGGATCAGTACATCTGGGTGAAGAGAAGCTTGAACTGTGTACTGAAGTGCGGCTATGACGCTGGGCTCTACAGCAGGTCAGCTAAGGAATTCACAGATATCTGGATGGCCGTGTGGGCCAGTCTTTGCTTCATCTCAACTGCCTTCACAGTTCTGACCTTCTTGATTGATTCATCCAGATTTTCCTACCCGGAGCGCCCAATCATATTTTTGAGCATGTGCTACAATATTTATAGCATTGCTTATATTGTGAGGCTAACTGTGGGCCGGGAAAGGATATCCTGTGATTTTGAAGAGGCAGCAGAACCTGTTCTTATCCAAGAAGGTCTTAAGAACACAGGATGTGCTATAATTTTCTTGCTGATGTATTTTTTCGGGATGGCTAGCTCCATCTGGTGGGTTATTCTGACATTGACGTGGTTTTTGGCTGCAGGACTCAAGTGGGGCCATGAAGCTATAGAAATGCACAGCTCTTATTTCCATATTGCAGCCTGGGCTATCCCCGCGGTGAAGACCATAGTCATTTTGATTATGAGACTAGTAGATGCAGACGAGCTCACCGGTCTGTGCTACGTTGGGAACCAGAACCTAGATGCGCTGACGGGCTTTGTCGTCGCTCCGCTTTTTACATACCTGGTCATTGGGACTTTATTCATTGCAGCGGGACTCGTGGCCTTATTTAAAATCAGGTCTAATCTCCAGAAAGATGGAACTAAAACTGACAAACTGGAAAGACTGATGGTCAAAATCGGTGTCTTTTCAGTGCTGTACACCGTCCCAGCAACGTGTGTCATTGCCTGTTATTTCTACGAAATCTCCAACTGGGCCGTTTTCCGCTATTCAGCAGATGATTCCAATATGGCAGTGGAGATGCTCAAAATCTTCATGTCCCTCCTGGTGGGTATTACATCAGGTATGTGGATCTGGTCGGCCAAAACTCTGCACACGTGGCAGAAGTGCTCGAACAGACTGGTGAACTCAGGGAAAGTGAAACGGGAGAAGAGAGCAGATGGTTGGGTGAAACCTGGGAAAGGGAATGAGACCGTGGTATGA